CGCGCCTTGATCGCGTCCGCAGCATACCCCAGGGCCAGCTTCAGGCTCGTGGCCAAAAATTTCCAATCCTCGTCCGTGTAGGAGGACGAATCCCTGATGAAGCTACGCAGATACATCCCCAGCTGAGGGTCACCCTCCATAGCCTTCAGGACGAAGGTCCTGGCGCTTCCGTCGAGCACGTCGCCCTCCGGCGCGCCCTCGCGTTCCACCCCAAGGAGGTCCCTTACATCGCAGCACAGCGCCTCCGCAATGGCGGGCAGCATATCCGCGCTCGGCCCCTTGGAGTTCGCCTCGATACGGCTGATGTTGGCCTGCGTCAACCCCAGCCTCCGGGCCAGCTCATCCTGCTTCATGCCCAACTCCCGCCGACGGGCCTTGATGTTCGCTCCGACCGAACTCATCCCTTCCCGCCTCCCATCTCGTACCTTGGTACGCGCCGTTTGTACGACGCGCCTTCAATACACGTTTTCAATACACGTTTCGGTATGTTCGTTTCAGTATGATAATATAACATAAATTTCTATCGGTTTTCTCAGTTTACCGTTTGAGTTTCGGACTTTTCTCTTTCGTCTCCTCCTGCAAAAATATCGAGCGCTTGCGGGAACGTCCTCATTCTCAAGACTATCATTCTCAAGACTATCATTCTCAAGACTATCATTCTCAAGACTATCATTCTCAAGACTATCACGCTCGGGATTATCACGGTTGGATTTTTATATTCCCTCGTCGTACAATAGCCCCGTCGGAAGGGCCGGCCGCCGAGGCCTCTCCCTCCGGGCAATTCGTTGCAATCAACGCCACCGCAGAAGGGAAGTGGGCTCAATGCGCAGCCAACGCTCCTCAAGGCGCCGCGCTCGACACATTCGTAAATCTCCTGTCGTCCTCATGGCTCTGGCCCTGGCACTGGGCGTCGTGACCGCAATTTTTTCCTTTGTGGACGTCGGAGGAACGGCCATTTTAAAGATGGCTCGGGAAACCTTGAAGGAACGCACGGGGATGGGGCTCTCCGCTACCGGGGTCAGGGGGAACCCCATTCGCGGCTACACGTTCGAGGACGTCCTCCTGGCCACCGAAAAGGGGGACAAGGTCCTTTCCGCACAGTCCCTGTCCGGGCGTATCGACTTCCTTTCCCTGCTCGGCGGGTCCCCCAGGCTTTCCGTCCTGTCCGTCGGCGGGGTCGCCACGGACCTGGATCGATTCATCGCGGAGATCCAGCGCATCAACCTGCCTGAGGGCAGCGGAGGGTCCGATATTCCCATCAACCGCATCAGCCTCAGGAACAGCCGTTTCACCTCCAGGTGGGGCATCGTCGACGTGGACGAGGTCGGGGCGAATATCCGGGGGACGAATATCGACATCGACTCGGCTGGGTCGGTCAACGGCGTCTTTGTGCGCGGTACAGCAACGCTGGACCTCCAGGGAAGCGCTCTTTCGATCGGCAAGGCCGACATCGCTTTCGGGAGGGGCAGGCTCACGGCCACGGGGGAGATACGCCCCGTCTCCCAGACCGACAGCACGGCGGCACTGGACATTCAGGGCTCGGCACGGGGTCTGGACCTGAAGGAACTCGCCACGCTGTGGCCCGCCTACCTCAAGGAGGCGGATTACGACGGAACGGCGAACCTCGACCTGGAGGCCAAAGGGACGT
This sequence is a window from uncultured Fretibacterium sp.. Protein-coding genes within it:
- a CDS encoding helix-turn-helix transcriptional regulator — encoded protein: MSSVGANIKARRRELGMKQDELARRLGLTQANISRIEANSKGPSADMLPAIAEALCCDVRDLLGVEREGAPEGDVLDGSARTFVLKAMEGDPQLGMYLRSFIRDSSSYTDEDWKFLATSLKLALGYAADAIKARRVGGNF